From a single Daphnia pulex isolate KAP4 chromosome 2, ASM2113471v1 genomic region:
- the LOC124201803 gene encoding uncharacterized protein LOC124201803: protein MDRSPMSTVNEESTSSASAGMAESAKTNGSKSYAFKPGRKFGLTGQRQHHHHPQQQVFVNSFTSGGSSTDGRRMSVREEQRNSWMYSLSEQEMEDKYNAICLAIRTENLTLGQRLEHQHAERDLVENNLSQEVRVLHSLFVSVKQEVARNSQASPYSLSSGGWNEIFIKVANQLDAVHSSATRISSSAESLGAVEYEARLSAAVQVLILYVDHIKRKWEKEHHELEETKRILKESGVNVAQCLANLPDRGGGIANQQPPAGGPVSKRRASFPAAPFRRISLKPPPLVIANSRVSESSAAKDLPVSNVAIVEEREDATDSDHPPLSASSIKAGDQQHREQPGTVSPIPPLASAHLPATQSTPPPLTTSPAAAGIPRISAKATASTAGPGVSVTIRRRGVGGLKSHSWSSGHTTSGLLDRRESGESSGRLTGAKFNWLSRARQWTHLQLIQWRKTAATYTSSYTEQWTTLRQKKLQLLRYSVSACFLLAAFVSIIVTFVPSSVGSSSSNATVVPGQRAAR, encoded by the exons ATGGATAGGTCGCCGATGTCGACCGTTAACGAAGAGTCGACGTCGTCTGCTTCGGCCGGAATGGCGGAATCGGCCAAGACCAACGGCAGCAAATCTTACGCGTTCAAACCCGGCCGCAAATTCGGATTGACTGGCCAACGCCAacatcaccaccacccacAGCAACAGGTTTTTGTGAATAGCTTTACAAGTGGCGGCAGTAGCACCGATGGAAGGCGGATGTCGGTGCGTGAAGAGCAGCGCAACAGCTGGATGTACTCTTTGTCGGAGCAGGAGATGGAGGACAAGTACAACGCCATTTGCTTGGCGATACGCACGGAAAATCTGACCCTCGGTCAGCGATTGGAGCACCAACACGCCGAGCGTGACCTCGTCGAAAACAATTTGAGTCAGGAAGTTCGCGTTCTCCATTCGCTGTTTGTC TCGGTAAAGCAAGAAGTGGCCCGTAACAGCCAGGCCAGCCCTTACAGCTTGAGCAGCGGCGGCTGGAACGAGATCTTCATCAAAGTGGCCAATCAACTGGACGCGGTGCACAGTTCGGCGACAAGGATCAGCTCGTCGGCTGAATCGCTGGGCGCCGTCGAATACGAGGCCCGATTGAGCGCCGCCGTTCAAGTCCTTATCCTCTACGTCGATCACATCAAA CGCAAGTGGGAAAAGGAACACCACGAGCTTGAAGAGACCAAGCGCATCCTCAAAGAAAGTGGAGTCAACGTGGCCCAATGTTTGGCCAATCTTCCCGATCGAGGAGGTGGAATTGCCAATCAGCAGCCACCGGCTGGTGGACCGGTCAGTAAGCGACGAGCGAGTTTCCCAGCGGCTCCTTTTCGCCGAATTTCTCTGAAACCGCCTCCGTTGGTCATTGCAAATTCCCGAGTGTCTGAATCGTCGGCCGCCAAGGACCTGCCGGTGTCCAACGTAGCGATAGTCGAAGAGCGGGAAGACGCAACGGATTCCGACCACCCGCCACTTTCTGCGTCTTCAATCAAAGCGGGCGACCAGCAGCATCGTGAGCAGCCTGGGACTGTTTCGCCCATCCCGCCTCTTGCGTCGGCTCATTTGCCGGCGACGCAatcgacgccgccgccgctaaCAACATCTCCGGCGGCCGCGGGAATCCCGAGGATTAGCGCTAAAGCAACTGCGTCGACTGCTGGGCCGGGCGTTTCGGTCACGATTCGAAGAAGGGG GGTTGGCGGCCTGAAAAGCCACAGCTGGAGCAGCGGACATACCACCAGCGGGTTGTTAGACCGTCGGGAGTCGGGCGAATCTTCTGGACGTCTGACGGGAGCGAAATTCAATTGGCTGTCCAGGGCCAGACAATGGACCCATCTGCAATTGATCCAGTGGCGCAAGACGGCCGCTACGTACACGTCGTCCTACACCGAACAGTGGACTACTCTGCGCCAGAAGAAGCTCCAACTGTTGCGTTACAGTGTCTCGGCTTGTTTCCTCTTGGCCGCCTTCGTTTCCATTATCGTCACTTTTGTTCCGTCCTCTGTTGGTTCGTCGTCTTCCAATGCCACAGTCGTACCCGGCCAACGGGCTGCCCGGTGA